In a single window of the Streptacidiphilus sp. P02-A3a genome:
- a CDS encoding SDR family NAD(P)-dependent oxidoreductase, with product MLITGTRTGIGKALALHFLGRGHQVVGCSRKPSAIDHPGYTHHEADLSDAKAIKSMCRAIRTEHGRLDAVVNNAGVASMNHFMMTPDETARRMFDMNFFAVLNCCRETVKLLQKSEEPAPAILNVSTVAVPWALAGQLAYSASKAAVEQLTRVMSKELADFHIRVNGIGLPPVRTALTRSVPTEKIDALIQQQTVKRMCTMDDIVGPVEFLVSRESGFVTGETLFLGGVH from the coding sequence ATGCTGATCACGGGCACCCGGACCGGAATTGGCAAGGCCCTGGCCCTGCACTTCCTCGGTCGCGGCCACCAGGTGGTGGGGTGCAGCCGGAAACCGTCGGCCATCGACCACCCGGGGTACACCCACCACGAGGCGGACCTCAGCGACGCCAAGGCGATCAAGTCCATGTGCCGCGCCATCCGGACCGAACACGGACGCCTCGACGCCGTGGTCAACAACGCCGGTGTCGCGAGCATGAACCACTTCATGATGACCCCCGACGAGACCGCCCGCCGGATGTTCGACATGAACTTCTTCGCGGTGCTGAACTGCTGCCGGGAGACCGTCAAGCTGCTGCAGAAGAGCGAGGAACCGGCTCCGGCGATCCTGAACGTCTCCACCGTCGCCGTTCCGTGGGCACTGGCGGGCCAGTTGGCGTACTCGGCCAGCAAGGCCGCGGTCGAGCAGCTGACCCGGGTGATGAGCAAGGAGCTGGCGGACTTCCACATCCGGGTCAACGGCATCGGCCTGCCGCCGGTCCGCACGGCGCTCACCCGGTCCGTGCCCACGGAGAAGATCGACGCCCTGATCCAACAGCAGACGGTCAAACGCATGTGCACGATGGACGACATAGTCGGGCCCGTCGAGTTCCTGGTATCCCGGGAATCCGGGTTCGTCACCGGTGAGACACTTTTCCTTGGCGGAGTTCACTGA
- a CDS encoding MFS transporter yields the protein MSGGTGVLRRLLSSYALPNNGGRVIATGVVVYATSSGLYLAGGTVYFVKGIGLSTAQIGTGLTIAGLVGFLTTVPVSMLATRWGPLRLLRLLQAWRAIWFVALAFAHSMVAFTLFASLFAISQGPIFPMVQLLVNAVAGGEDRTRILGVISSVINVGMSVGALAAAPFLIGSAMLLRVVLLAGAGCCLASAGVFGLLKVGRSAAEERPTRWHSGVLSVVRDRRYLGLTLLNGVMFLHTVLLGIGLPLWLVQSTNAPAGLLSVLFTVNTVLAIAFQVQFAKNVRSSHDGTRALRNSGFALAAFSLALIATTHSAKWLTIVLLLVATALLTCGELLQGAGGWELSYRHAPEAQRTEYLSVFSLGTSAAGIVGPALLALLLSRGTAGLIGLAALFLVTAAAVSALGGRLARTERQRQPTAAEPAPAAGAH from the coding sequence GTGAGCGGCGGTACCGGCGTCCTGCGACGGCTGCTGAGCAGCTACGCGCTGCCGAACAACGGCGGCCGGGTGATCGCTACCGGGGTCGTGGTCTACGCCACCAGCAGCGGCCTGTACCTGGCCGGCGGCACCGTCTACTTCGTCAAGGGCATCGGCCTGAGCACCGCGCAGATCGGCACCGGGCTCACCATCGCGGGCCTGGTCGGCTTCCTGACCACGGTGCCGGTGAGCATGCTGGCCACCCGCTGGGGCCCGCTGCGGCTGCTGCGGCTGCTCCAGGCCTGGCGGGCGATCTGGTTCGTGGCCCTGGCCTTCGCCCACAGCATGGTCGCCTTCACGCTCTTCGCCTCGCTGTTCGCGATCTCCCAGGGCCCGATCTTCCCGATGGTGCAACTGCTGGTGAACGCCGTCGCCGGGGGCGAGGACCGGACCCGGATACTCGGGGTGATCAGCTCGGTCATCAACGTCGGCATGTCCGTGGGCGCGCTGGCGGCGGCGCCGTTCCTGATCGGCAGCGCCATGCTGCTGCGGGTGGTCCTGCTGGCCGGAGCCGGGTGCTGCCTGGCGTCCGCCGGGGTGTTCGGGCTGCTGAAGGTCGGCCGGAGCGCCGCCGAGGAGCGGCCGACCCGCTGGCACAGCGGCGTGCTGTCGGTCGTCCGGGATCGCCGCTACCTGGGGCTGACCCTGCTCAACGGGGTGATGTTCCTGCACACGGTGCTGCTCGGGATCGGCCTGCCGCTGTGGCTGGTGCAGTCCACCAACGCCCCGGCCGGGCTGCTGAGCGTGCTGTTCACGGTGAACACCGTGCTGGCGATCGCGTTCCAGGTGCAGTTCGCCAAGAACGTCAGGAGCTCGCACGACGGCACCAGGGCGCTGCGCAACTCCGGCTTCGCCCTCGCCGCCTTCAGCCTGGCGCTGATCGCCACCACGCACAGCGCCAAGTGGCTGACGATCGTCCTGCTGCTGGTCGCCACGGCGCTGCTGACCTGCGGTGAGCTGCTCCAGGGCGCGGGCGGCTGGGAGCTGTCGTACCGGCACGCGCCCGAGGCGCAGCGCACCGAGTACCTGTCGGTGTTCAGCCTGGGCACCTCGGCCGCCGGCATCGTCGGCCCGGCGCTGCTGGCCCTGCTGCTGAGCCGGGGGACCGCGGGCCTGATCGGGCTGGCCGCGCTGTTCCTGGTCACCGCCGCGGCGGTGAGCGCGCTCGGCGGCCGACTCGCCCGGACCGAGCGGCAGCGGCAGCCGACGGCGGCGGAGCCCGCCCCGGCGGCCGGGGCCCACTGA
- a CDS encoding ATP-grasp domain-containing protein, translated as MSDHLIVLHRWSDSYADYGSYVDHRTRRVSYVTTQRAVGSLPEGAAAVRLVSSTEDGKEVRAAVTSLIGEFGRPARIVALHEVDLDMAAELREELGIPGEQLAALAPFRDKLVMARRLAAAGVPVPATEAAPDHAAVRAFATAHGWPVLVKPVRGTASAGVTRIDSDAELDAYAFPPDVPMLVQPYLPDEILHVDGVATGEGLGAWRASRYLNTCLGFTEGAALGSVELDDPELLDAIGEFTDRTTRALSAGPWVFHLELFCSDRPGTPALQVLEVGARPGGAEIPFLWREVHGIDLMEIAFALQTDAPLPVAAHATAARRPARRGGWLLVPTPAVRPCRVTAADSQLDADGGPYTERVPVVGQTLADLPGYEHSGARFRFRGDSTAEVQAALERTVARFDFRCTPVVATVPDRVVLVGSGGQAYREYAFVAAAARAEVALVTPTEPSWQQRYLSGHRRVASVEPAALAAAVAASIAETPGRAGVFTWDEVLLEATAEAARRLGLPHMSPTAVRNCRDKLSTRRLLRDADVAGIRFAHVQGQEQALREAEAIGYPVVVKPRALAGSVGVVIAQDADELRAVYHHASDAAYPGINALDGLLLEEFLDGPEVSVDSVVRDGEVRLVNVARKRLGFAPFFEEVGHLVAPWRQEPWADDLSRLVLDAHRVLGVDTGVTHAEVRLTVAGPRLVELNGRLGGDFIPHLGRLATGVDLTAAAIDLALGAEPDLRQTRDSCAEVRFLYPPQDGVVRSLDVTEAAAVSGVAEVVRLAEPGTRLLLPPRGIVPRLAAIVVTGDTPEHCQSVLDRASALVRAEVEPITEAGGTA; from the coding sequence GTGTCAGATCATCTCATCGTCCTGCACCGGTGGAGCGACAGTTACGCGGACTACGGCTCCTACGTGGACCACCGCACCCGTCGGGTCAGCTATGTGACGACCCAGCGGGCCGTCGGCTCGCTGCCCGAGGGCGCCGCGGCGGTCAGGCTGGTCAGCAGCACCGAGGACGGCAAGGAGGTGCGGGCCGCGGTCACCTCCCTGATCGGGGAGTTCGGCCGGCCCGCGCGGATCGTCGCGCTGCACGAGGTCGACCTCGACATGGCGGCCGAGCTGCGGGAGGAACTCGGGATCCCTGGAGAGCAGTTGGCCGCGCTCGCGCCCTTCCGCGACAAGCTGGTGATGGCCCGGCGGCTGGCGGCGGCCGGGGTGCCGGTGCCCGCCACCGAGGCGGCGCCGGACCACGCCGCGGTGCGCGCCTTCGCCACCGCCCACGGCTGGCCGGTGCTGGTCAAGCCGGTCCGCGGCACCGCCAGCGCCGGGGTGACCCGGATCGACTCGGACGCCGAGCTGGACGCGTACGCCTTCCCCCCGGACGTGCCGATGCTGGTCCAGCCCTACCTGCCGGACGAGATCCTGCACGTCGACGGGGTGGCCACCGGGGAGGGACTGGGCGCCTGGCGGGCCTCGCGCTACCTGAACACCTGCCTCGGCTTCACCGAGGGCGCGGCGCTCGGCTCGGTGGAGCTGGACGACCCGGAACTGCTGGACGCCATAGGCGAGTTCACCGACCGGACGACGCGCGCGCTGTCGGCCGGGCCGTGGGTGTTCCACCTGGAGCTCTTCTGCTCGGACCGGCCCGGGACACCGGCGCTACAGGTCCTCGAAGTGGGCGCGCGCCCGGGCGGCGCGGAGATCCCCTTCCTGTGGCGGGAGGTGCACGGCATCGACCTGATGGAGATCGCCTTCGCGCTACAGACCGACGCGCCGCTGCCGGTCGCCGCCCACGCGACCGCGGCGCGGCGCCCGGCGCGGCGCGGCGGCTGGCTGCTGGTGCCCACCCCGGCGGTCCGGCCCTGCCGGGTCACCGCGGCCGACTCGCAACTCGACGCCGACGGCGGCCCCTACACCGAACGCGTCCCCGTGGTCGGGCAGACGCTGGCCGACCTCCCCGGCTACGAGCACTCCGGTGCCCGGTTCCGGTTCCGCGGTGACAGCACGGCCGAGGTCCAGGCCGCGCTGGAGCGGACCGTCGCCCGGTTCGACTTCCGGTGCACCCCGGTCGTCGCCACCGTCCCGGACCGGGTGGTGCTGGTCGGCAGCGGCGGCCAGGCCTACCGCGAGTACGCCTTCGTCGCCGCCGCCGCCCGCGCCGAGGTGGCCCTGGTCACGCCCACCGAGCCCAGCTGGCAGCAGCGCTACCTCAGCGGACACCGCCGGGTGGCGAGCGTCGAACCGGCGGCGCTGGCCGCCGCCGTCGCCGCGAGCATCGCCGAAACCCCCGGCCGGGCCGGGGTGTTCACCTGGGACGAGGTACTGCTGGAGGCGACCGCCGAGGCGGCGCGGCGGCTGGGCCTGCCGCACATGTCCCCGACCGCCGTGCGCAACTGCCGGGACAAGCTGTCCACCCGGCGGCTGCTGCGGGACGCCGACGTCGCCGGGATCAGGTTCGCCCACGTCCAGGGGCAGGAGCAGGCGCTGCGCGAGGCCGAGGCCATCGGCTACCCGGTGGTGGTCAAGCCCCGGGCGCTGGCGGGCAGCGTGGGCGTGGTGATCGCCCAGGACGCCGACGAGCTGCGCGCCGTCTACCACCACGCCTCCGACGCGGCGTACCCCGGCATCAACGCGCTGGACGGGCTGCTGCTGGAGGAGTTCCTGGACGGGCCCGAGGTCAGCGTGGACTCGGTGGTCCGCGACGGCGAGGTGCGGCTGGTCAACGTCGCCCGCAAGCGGCTCGGCTTCGCGCCCTTCTTCGAGGAGGTCGGCCACCTGGTCGCGCCCTGGCGGCAGGAGCCGTGGGCGGACGACCTCAGCCGGCTCGTCCTCGACGCGCACCGGGTGCTCGGCGTCGACACCGGCGTCACCCACGCCGAGGTACGGCTCACCGTCGCCGGGCCGCGCCTGGTGGAGCTCAACGGCCGCCTCGGCGGGGACTTCATCCCGCACCTGGGCCGCCTGGCTACCGGCGTCGACCTGACCGCCGCGGCGATCGACCTCGCCCTCGGCGCCGAGCCCGACCTGCGGCAGACCCGGGACAGCTGCGCCGAGGTGCGGTTCCTCTACCCGCCGCAGGACGGCGTGGTCCGCTCGCTGGACGTCACCGAGGCCGCCGCCGTGTCCGGCGTCGCCGAGGTGGTCCGGCTGGCGGAGCCCGGCACCCGGCTGCTGCTGCCGCCGCGCGGCATCGTGCCGAGGCTGGCCGCGATCGTGGTCACCGGTGACACGCCCGAGCACTGCCAGTCCGTGCTGGACCGGGCGTCCGCGCTGGTCCGCGCCGAGGTCGAGCCGATCACCGAGGCCGGGGGGACAGCGTGA
- a CDS encoding condensation domain-containing protein gives MSNFFPRGFGTVQQSVIDKGPVTFGQLSLWRSIAELPAVACNLPQVWSLPPGTTAESVERALETLERRHESLRTRYQETAEHGLVQLVWAAAPASLGVVEAEAERVAEELAATPFDLAADRPWRARLVTSSGEPSRLVVCFHHIAVDAWAINQLQQEFQDLLAGRPVSADPPNCRELAAEQWSEARQSRRRSARKHWQQVFEAAPDMERDPAPEAVTSRWARCGSEAAATAAHRTAERLKVSVPSVLLSAFCVALSRQTGRRRLLVAVYTNNRSDPRWENLVAAQNQIIPLLVTVDPDEEFDTFVGRVHWETLRSYKHGSHNVDDVLEIGRKFGYTGTVNGSFDGSVSGFFRYFFNYLGEYQKDQAPTRQDMETGTAGRNIGAPLYLQVQDGEALTCTLRENSSTTGFDGVTELLLDLQDVIVSAADEKSA, from the coding sequence ATGTCGAATTTCTTTCCGCGAGGTTTCGGAACCGTGCAGCAGTCCGTTATCGATAAGGGTCCCGTCACCTTCGGGCAACTCTCCCTGTGGCGATCCATAGCAGAACTCCCGGCGGTGGCCTGCAATCTGCCGCAAGTGTGGAGCCTGCCGCCCGGAACGACGGCCGAATCGGTCGAGCGCGCGCTGGAGACCCTCGAACGGCGCCATGAGTCGCTGCGCACCCGGTACCAGGAGACCGCCGAGCACGGCCTGGTCCAGCTGGTCTGGGCGGCCGCCCCGGCGTCCCTCGGCGTGGTCGAGGCGGAGGCCGAACGGGTCGCCGAGGAACTGGCGGCGACGCCGTTCGACCTGGCGGCGGACCGGCCGTGGCGGGCGCGGCTGGTCACCTCGTCCGGCGAGCCGTCGCGGCTGGTGGTGTGCTTCCACCACATCGCCGTCGACGCCTGGGCGATCAACCAGTTGCAGCAGGAGTTCCAGGACCTGCTGGCCGGTCGGCCGGTGTCCGCCGATCCGCCCAACTGCCGTGAGCTGGCCGCCGAGCAGTGGTCCGAGGCCCGGCAGTCGCGGCGGCGCTCGGCGCGCAAGCACTGGCAGCAGGTCTTCGAGGCGGCCCCGGACATGGAGCGGGATCCCGCGCCGGAGGCGGTCACCAGCCGCTGGGCCCGGTGCGGCTCCGAGGCGGCGGCCACCGCCGCGCACCGGACCGCCGAGCGGCTCAAGGTCTCCGTCCCCTCGGTCCTGCTCAGTGCCTTCTGCGTGGCGCTGAGCCGGCAGACCGGCCGCCGTCGGCTGCTGGTCGCGGTCTACACCAACAACCGGAGCGACCCCCGCTGGGAGAACCTGGTCGCGGCGCAGAACCAGATCATTCCGCTGCTGGTGACGGTCGACCCGGACGAGGAATTCGACACCTTCGTGGGACGGGTCCACTGGGAGACCCTCCGCTCCTACAAGCACGGTTCGCACAATGTGGACGACGTGCTCGAAATCGGCCGGAAGTTCGGTTACACCGGAACCGTGAACGGCTCCTTCGACGGCTCGGTCAGCGGGTTCTTCCGCTACTTCTTCAACTATCTGGGTGAATACCAGAAGGATCAGGCGCCGACCCGGCAGGATATGGAGACCGGTACTGCGGGGCGGAACATCGGGGCTCCGCTCTACCTGCAGGTCCAGGATGGTGAAGCGCTCACCTGCACGCTCCGGGAGAATTCGTCGACCACCGGTTTCGACGGAGTCACCGAATTGCTGCTCGACCTCCAGGACGTCATCGTCTCCGCCGCCGACGAGAAATCCGCATAG
- a CDS encoding ROK family transcriptional regulator — translation MSSLVKHTTRDLRWHNRSALLTHLYVQGPTSRNKLSRVFGLSSATVSNIVSGLIADGLVEDAGLESSDGGRPRSVLRVRSQYGHVVGVDIGETHIRTGLFDWSLTMVAAWEHPIADTKLDPYEVARLVIQGVAEVTARAGLDPDRLLGVGVGVPGAVRSTPEAPDRLLVHAPTLGWSGVRLGDMLRSGISAPLAIDNCARTLGQAEMWLGVGRDARRAVVALIGVGVGAALTPGSKAGPPASDASTIEWGHTVIQAGGLLCRCGSHGCLEAYAGAEAILHSYQATLGSLPFTATGTEPRLVELTERAHTDPVARQTLNRTAEYIGIGIGNLVNLLDPELVVLSGWAGSLIGPTILPAVREAAERHTLPYLQGHTWISVGQLGQEAVAMGAATLPVSRVLAGGGAPEPAQ, via the coding sequence GTGAGTTCACTGGTAAAGCACACGACGCGTGACCTGCGCTGGCACAACCGCTCGGCCCTGCTCACCCACCTCTATGTGCAGGGGCCCACCAGTCGCAACAAACTGAGCCGGGTATTCGGGCTCAGTTCCGCGACGGTGAGCAACATCGTCTCCGGCCTGATCGCCGACGGCCTGGTCGAGGACGCCGGGCTGGAGAGCTCCGACGGCGGCAGGCCGCGCTCGGTACTGCGGGTGCGCTCCCAGTACGGGCACGTCGTCGGCGTGGACATCGGCGAGACCCATATCCGGACTGGCCTGTTCGACTGGTCGCTGACCATGGTCGCGGCCTGGGAGCACCCCATCGCCGACACCAAGCTCGACCCGTACGAGGTGGCCCGGCTGGTCATCCAGGGGGTCGCCGAGGTCACCGCGCGGGCGGGGCTCGACCCGGACAGGCTGCTCGGTGTGGGCGTCGGCGTGCCCGGCGCGGTGCGGTCCACGCCCGAGGCACCGGACCGGCTGCTGGTGCACGCGCCCACGCTCGGCTGGTCCGGCGTCCGGCTCGGCGACATGCTGCGGTCGGGCATCAGCGCCCCGCTGGCCATCGACAACTGCGCACGCACCCTGGGCCAGGCCGAGATGTGGCTCGGCGTCGGCCGGGACGCCCGGCGGGCGGTGGTCGCGCTGATCGGGGTCGGCGTGGGCGCGGCGCTCACCCCCGGTTCCAAGGCCGGTCCCCCGGCGTCGGACGCGTCGACCATAGAGTGGGGACACACCGTCATCCAGGCGGGCGGGCTGCTCTGCCGCTGCGGCTCGCACGGCTGCCTGGAGGCGTACGCCGGGGCCGAGGCGATCCTGCACAGCTATCAGGCGACGCTCGGCAGCCTGCCCTTCACCGCGACCGGGACCGAGCCCCGGCTGGTCGAACTCACCGAGCGGGCGCACACCGACCCGGTGGCCCGGCAGACCCTGAACCGGACCGCCGAGTACATCGGCATCGGCATCGGCAACCTGGTCAACCTGCTCGATCCGGAGCTGGTGGTGCTCTCCGGCTGGGCGGGCTCGCTGATCGGTCCGACCATCCTCCCGGCCGTCCGGGAGGCGGCGGAACGGCACACGCTGCCCTACCTCCAGGGCCACACCTGGATCAGCGTCGGCCAACTCGGCCAGGAGGCAGTGGCCATGGGCGCCGCGACGCTGCCGGTCAGCCGGGTCCTGGCCGGTGGCGGCGCACCGGAACCGGCGCAGTGA
- a CDS encoding aldehyde dehydrogenase family protein — translation MTSSPAAGQLYIDGSFGPPQSGRTAPVADKSTGAVLGSYALGGAGDVDRAVAAARAAQPGWAALSAPERAAGLRRFAEYLQAHFDRLVVQSMRETGGVRAKALDEVSTGIRQLQISMIQATERAGDLLPPYKAGKLSMSRAVPIGVIGVITPWNYPVNLALRAVAPALAFGNTVVLKPAELTPVIGGQVLAEAADWAGLPPGVFNVVTGDGPEAGHALAEHPGVDLLDFTGSRAVGLAIAASAAATLRPIRLELGGSNAFLVLDDADVELAAGCAMVASLEFQGQTCISASRHIVTRAVADRYTDALVRRAAALRVGDPMTGEVELGPLIDERQRDRLHHDIVGASVALGAEVLTGGEYDGLFYRPTVLGKVTPDMPAFVEEVFGPVLPITVVEDEEEAVRLANGLPMLMDSVFTADLIRGLAVAERLEAGEVHVNDAHARHGADDQMAGFTKRQWIGVQRTPLDLPGWTADPAGRR, via the coding sequence ATGACGTCCTCCCCCGCCGCGGGTCAGCTCTATATCGACGGGTCCTTCGGCCCGCCGCAGTCCGGCCGCACCGCCCCGGTCGCCGACAAGTCGACCGGGGCGGTCCTGGGCAGCTACGCCCTCGGCGGCGCCGGGGACGTGGACCGCGCGGTCGCCGCGGCCCGCGCCGCCCAGCCCGGCTGGGCCGCGCTGAGCGCCCCCGAACGCGCCGCGGGCCTGCGCCGGTTCGCCGAGTACCTGCAGGCGCACTTCGACCGGCTGGTCGTCCAGAGCATGCGCGAGACCGGCGGGGTCCGGGCCAAGGCGCTGGACGAGGTGTCCACCGGCATCCGGCAGTTGCAGATATCGATGATCCAGGCGACGGAGCGCGCCGGGGACCTGCTGCCGCCCTACAAGGCGGGCAAGCTGTCGATGTCCCGGGCCGTGCCGATCGGGGTGATCGGGGTGATCACCCCGTGGAACTACCCGGTCAACCTGGCGCTGCGGGCGGTCGCGCCCGCGCTGGCCTTCGGCAACACCGTCGTGCTCAAGCCCGCCGAGCTGACGCCGGTCATCGGCGGCCAGGTGCTGGCCGAGGCCGCCGACTGGGCCGGACTGCCGCCGGGGGTGTTCAACGTGGTCACCGGGGACGGCCCGGAGGCCGGGCACGCGCTCGCCGAGCACCCCGGGGTGGACCTGCTCGACTTCACCGGCTCGCGCGCGGTGGGCCTGGCCATCGCCGCCTCGGCGGCGGCCACGCTGCGCCCGATCCGGCTCGAACTCGGCGGCAGCAACGCCTTCCTGGTGCTCGACGACGCGGACGTGGAGCTGGCCGCCGGCTGCGCGATGGTCGCCTCGCTGGAGTTCCAGGGCCAGACCTGCATCAGCGCCAGCCGGCACATCGTCACCCGTGCCGTGGCCGACCGCTACACCGACGCGCTGGTGCGGCGCGCCGCCGCGCTGCGGGTGGGCGACCCGATGACCGGCGAGGTGGAGCTGGGTCCGCTGATCGACGAGCGGCAGCGGGACCGGCTGCACCACGACATCGTCGGGGCCTCGGTCGCGCTGGGCGCGGAGGTCCTCACCGGCGGCGAGTACGACGGCCTCTTCTACCGCCCCACGGTCCTGGGCAAGGTCACCCCCGACATGCCCGCCTTCGTCGAGGAGGTCTTCGGCCCGGTGCTCCCGATCACCGTGGTCGAGGACGAGGAGGAGGCGGTCCGGCTGGCCAACGGCCTGCCGATGCTGATGGACTCGGTCTTCACCGCCGACCTGATCCGCGGCCTGGCGGTCGCCGAACGGCTGGAGGCGGGCGAGGTGCACGTCAACGACGCCCACGCCCGGCACGGCGCGGACGACCAGATGGCGGGCTTCACCAAGCGGCAGTGGATCGGCGTCCAGCGCACCCCGCTCGACCTGCCCGGCTGGACCGCGGACCCGGCCGGCCGCCGATGA
- a CDS encoding ThuA domain-containing protein: MSPDRTALVVRGGWDGHAPVACTELFLPALAGAGFEVTVAEDLEVYRDQELLARTDLIVQCWSQGRLTGPQSEGLVNAVRAGTGFAGWHGGVVGTFTDDTDYLRMVGGLFLHHPEQHLDYRVRIAPAHRDHPVVAGLDDFAVHTELYWMLTDAHNTVLATTTVHPSGPPGPEPGAGTGPEPVEMPVVWTRRWGRGRVFFSAIGHQPEDLTPPVVRTLTARGLLWAAR; this comes from the coding sequence ATGAGCCCCGACCGCACCGCGCTGGTGGTGCGCGGCGGCTGGGACGGCCACGCCCCGGTCGCCTGCACCGAGTTGTTCCTGCCCGCGCTGGCCGGGGCGGGCTTCGAGGTCACCGTCGCCGAGGACCTGGAGGTCTACCGGGACCAGGAGTTGCTGGCGCGCACCGACCTGATCGTCCAGTGCTGGTCGCAGGGCCGGTTGACCGGGCCGCAGAGCGAGGGACTGGTGAACGCCGTCCGCGCGGGCACCGGTTTCGCGGGCTGGCACGGCGGGGTGGTCGGCACCTTCACCGACGACACCGACTACCTGCGGATGGTCGGTGGGCTCTTCCTGCACCACCCCGAGCAGCACCTGGACTACCGGGTGCGGATCGCCCCGGCGCACCGCGACCATCCGGTCGTCGCCGGTCTGGACGACTTCGCGGTGCACACCGAGCTGTACTGGATGCTGACCGACGCCCACAACACGGTGCTGGCCACGACCACCGTGCACCCCTCCGGTCCGCCGGGGCCGGAACCGGGCGCCGGAACCGGTCCGGAGCCGGTCGAGATGCCGGTGGTGTGGACCAGGCGGTGGGGGCGCGGACGGGTCTTCTTCTCCGCGATCGGCCACCAGCCGGAGGACCTGACCCCGCCGGTGGTCCGCACGCTGACCGCCCGGGGCCTGCTGTGGGCGGCGCGGTGA
- a CDS encoding hydroxyacid dehydrogenase, with amino-acid sequence MDRHLPARLLSAQAGARLAAVCAVAPEPLTEFDSPRARAALAGAEVLLTGWGSPPLDAAALALAPRLRLVAHAAGSVKGHVTGAVFDRGISVTSAAWANALPVAEYTLAMILLANKAVPALAREYRARRADLELTRRDPGFGNHRRTVGLVGASLIGRRVLELLSPFDLDVLVSDPYLDPGEALRLGARPVGLRELFAASDVVSLHAPATPETRDLVDAPLLAALRDGATLINTARGSLVDQSALVRELRTGRISAVLDVTEPEITEPGSPLWDLPNVVLTPHLAGSLGTELFRLGDAAVDEVLRAAAGLPPAHPVDPAALASSA; translated from the coding sequence ATGGACCGGCACCTGCCCGCGCGGCTGCTGTCGGCCCAGGCCGGGGCCCGGCTGGCGGCGGTCTGCGCGGTGGCCCCGGAACCGCTCACCGAGTTCGACTCGCCCCGGGCCCGGGCCGCCCTGGCCGGGGCGGAGGTGCTGCTCACCGGCTGGGGCAGCCCGCCGCTGGACGCCGCGGCGCTGGCGCTGGCCCCCCGGCTGCGCCTGGTCGCCCACGCGGCCGGGTCGGTCAAGGGGCACGTGACCGGGGCCGTGTTCGACCGCGGGATCAGCGTCACCTCGGCGGCCTGGGCGAACGCGCTCCCGGTCGCCGAGTACACCCTGGCGATGATCCTGCTGGCCAACAAGGCGGTACCGGCCCTGGCCCGCGAGTACCGCGCGCGCCGGGCGGATCTGGAGCTGACCCGGCGCGATCCCGGGTTCGGCAACCACCGGCGGACGGTGGGGCTGGTCGGCGCCTCGCTGATCGGCCGCCGGGTGCTGGAGCTGCTGTCGCCGTTCGACCTGGACGTGCTGGTCAGCGACCCCTACCTGGACCCGGGCGAGGCACTGCGGCTGGGCGCGCGGCCGGTCGGCCTGCGGGAGTTGTTCGCCGCGAGCGACGTGGTCTCGCTGCACGCCCCGGCGACCCCGGAGACCCGCGACCTGGTGGACGCACCGCTGCTGGCGGCGCTGCGCGACGGCGCCACGCTGATCAACACCGCGCGCGGCTCCCTGGTCGACCAGTCGGCCCTGGTCCGGGAGTTGCGCACGGGCCGGATCTCGGCGGTGCTGGACGTCACCGAACCCGAGATCACCGAACCCGGATCCCCGCTGTGGGACCTGCCGAACGTGGTGCTGACCCCGCACCTCGCCGGGTCCCTCGGGACCGAGCTGTTCCGGCTCGGCGACGCCGCCGTGGACGAGGTACTACGGGCCGCGGCCGGCCTGCCGCCCGCGCACCCGGTCGATCCCGCGGCGCTGGCCAGCTCGGCCTGA